In Nicotiana tabacum cultivar K326 chromosome 19, ASM71507v2, whole genome shotgun sequence, one DNA window encodes the following:
- the LOC107787491 gene encoding putative NAD kinase 1 isoform X2, with the protein MNWRGHVICTWREKLASTAVSSEEHLIEDGRVVPLTNQTVLSDGTPEQSERCCGEHGICSHEVLRDGERDCDARVVPNKMIRKASFKLSWCCKGEKSDQKKHDVVSFEKGNITTAERSSKQISLKWESPPQTVLILTKPNSTAVRMLCSEMVRWLKEQKSLNIFVEPRVRTELLTDSSYYQFVQTWENDNEVLRLHTKVDVVVTLGGDGTVLWAANMFKGPVPPVVPFSLGSLGFMTPFYSEHYKEYLDSILRGPISITLRHRLQCHVIRDAAKSDLETEEPILVLNEVTIDRGISSFLSNLECYCDNSFVTCVQGDGLILSTTSGSTAYSLAAGGSMVHPQVPGILFTPICPHSLSFRPLILPEHVTIRVQVPFNSRGHAWASFDGKDRKKLAPGDALVCSMAPWPVPTACQSDSTSDFLRSIHEGLHWNLRKTQSFDGPRET; encoded by the exons ATGAACTGGAGAGGTCACGTAATCTGCACTTGGAGAGAAAAG TTGGCTTCCACTGCAGTTTCATCAGAGGAGCATTTGATTGAGGATGGGCGAGTTGTACCCTTGACAAACCAAACTGTACTATCAGATGGCACACCAGAGCAATCTGAAAGGTGTTGTGGGGAGCACGGGATTTGCTCTCATGAAGTTCTTCGTGATGGAGAACGTGATTGTGATGCCAGAGTTGTTCCAAacaagatgatcagaaag GCGTCATTCAAGTTGTCATGGTGCTGCAAAGGTGAGAAAAGTGATCAGAAAAAACATGATGTTGTCTCttttgaaaagggaaatataaCAACCGCAGAACGCAGCAGTAAACAG ATTTCTTTGAAGTGGGAATCTCCCCCACAGACGGTGCTTATATTGACAAAGCCAAATTCAACTGCTGTTAGAATGCTTTGTTCAGAAATGGTCAG ATGGCTAAAAGAGCagaaaagcttaaatattttcGTTGAACCACGGGTGCGAACTGAACTTCTAACAGATTCATCATATTACCAGTTTGTACAAACTTGGGAAAATG ACAATGAAGTTCTGCGCCTCCACACAAAAGTTGATGTTGTTGTAACTCTTGGTGGGGATGGAACCGTCCTTTGG GCAGCGAATATGTTCAAAGGGCCAGTTCCTCCTGTTGTTCCATTTTCTTTAGGCTCTCTTGGCTTCATGACCCCTTTTT ATAGTGAGCATTACAAGGAATATCTTGATTCAATTCTTCGTGGTCCCATAAGCATCACACTAAGGCATCGTCTCCAGTGCCACGTCATAAGAGATGCAGCTAAAAGTGATCTGGAGACTGAAGAGCCCATACTTGTTCTCAACGAAGTCACAATTGACCGTGGGATTTCATCGTTTCTGTCAAATCTTGAGTGCTATTGCGATAATTCTTTTGTTACCTGCGTACAAGGGGATGGTTTGATTCTATCGACAACATCTGGAAGCACTGCATATTCTCTTGCAGCTGGAGGGTCAATGGTCCATCCTCAG GTACCTGGCATCCTCTTTACACCTATCTGCCCACATTCTTTATCATTtcgtcctcttattttgcctgaGCATGTGACAATCCGAGTACAAGTACCTTTCAATAGCAGAGGTCATGCATGGGCTTCATTTGATGGGAAGGACCGGAAAAAGTTGGCACCAGGAGATGCACTTGTTTGTAGTATGGCTCCTTGGCCAGTGCCAACTGCATGTCAATCTGATTCGACAAGTGACTTTCTACGTAGCATTCATGAAGGTCTTCACTGGAATTTAAGGAAGACACAGTCTTTCGATGGCCCTCGGGAGACATGA
- the LOC107787491 gene encoding NAD(H) kinase 1 isoform X1, with protein MKQSPMSSSNHTSNGNASVLPLENGFSDSLSLLNSEKAVEELSQQPLLHGIDDHLIEFAEALRTVAKALRQAAEGKASAQAEAAEWKRKYELERSRNLHLERKVSSEEHLIEDGRVVPLTNQTVLSDGTPEQSERCCGEHGICSHEVLRDGERDCDARVVPNKMIRKASFKLSWCCKGEKSDQKKHDVVSFEKGNITTAERSSKQISLKWESPPQTVLILTKPNSTAVRMLCSEMVRWLKEQKSLNIFVEPRVRTELLTDSSYYQFVQTWENDNEVLRLHTKVDVVVTLGGDGTVLWAANMFKGPVPPVVPFSLGSLGFMTPFYSEHYKEYLDSILRGPISITLRHRLQCHVIRDAAKSDLETEEPILVLNEVTIDRGISSFLSNLECYCDNSFVTCVQGDGLILSTTSGSTAYSLAAGGSMVHPQVPGILFTPICPHSLSFRPLILPEHVTIRVQVPFNSRGHAWASFDGKDRKKLAPGDALVCSMAPWPVPTACQSDSTSDFLRSIHEGLHWNLRKTQSFDGPRET; from the exons atgaAACAGAGTCCTATGTCTTCAAGCAATCACACATCTAAT GGAAATGCTAGCGTTTTACCACTGGAGAACGGCTTCAGCGATTCACTCTCTCTGTTGAATTCTGAGAAGGCTGTAGAAGAACTTAGTCAACAACCTCTTCTTCACGGGATTGATGATCATCTGATTGAGTTTGCCGAGGCTTTGAGAA CTGTTGCAAAAGCACTAAGACAAGCTGCCGAAGGAAAGGCTTCTGCACAAGCTGAAGCTGCTGAGTGGAAGCGTAAATATGAACTGGAGAGGTCACGTAATCTGCACTTGGAGAGAAAAG TTTCATCAGAGGAGCATTTGATTGAGGATGGGCGAGTTGTACCCTTGACAAACCAAACTGTACTATCAGATGGCACACCAGAGCAATCTGAAAGGTGTTGTGGGGAGCACGGGATTTGCTCTCATGAAGTTCTTCGTGATGGAGAACGTGATTGTGATGCCAGAGTTGTTCCAAacaagatgatcagaaag GCGTCATTCAAGTTGTCATGGTGCTGCAAAGGTGAGAAAAGTGATCAGAAAAAACATGATGTTGTCTCttttgaaaagggaaatataaCAACCGCAGAACGCAGCAGTAAACAG ATTTCTTTGAAGTGGGAATCTCCCCCACAGACGGTGCTTATATTGACAAAGCCAAATTCAACTGCTGTTAGAATGCTTTGTTCAGAAATGGTCAG ATGGCTAAAAGAGCagaaaagcttaaatattttcGTTGAACCACGGGTGCGAACTGAACTTCTAACAGATTCATCATATTACCAGTTTGTACAAACTTGGGAAAATG ACAATGAAGTTCTGCGCCTCCACACAAAAGTTGATGTTGTTGTAACTCTTGGTGGGGATGGAACCGTCCTTTGG GCAGCGAATATGTTCAAAGGGCCAGTTCCTCCTGTTGTTCCATTTTCTTTAGGCTCTCTTGGCTTCATGACCCCTTTTT ATAGTGAGCATTACAAGGAATATCTTGATTCAATTCTTCGTGGTCCCATAAGCATCACACTAAGGCATCGTCTCCAGTGCCACGTCATAAGAGATGCAGCTAAAAGTGATCTGGAGACTGAAGAGCCCATACTTGTTCTCAACGAAGTCACAATTGACCGTGGGATTTCATCGTTTCTGTCAAATCTTGAGTGCTATTGCGATAATTCTTTTGTTACCTGCGTACAAGGGGATGGTTTGATTCTATCGACAACATCTGGAAGCACTGCATATTCTCTTGCAGCTGGAGGGTCAATGGTCCATCCTCAG GTACCTGGCATCCTCTTTACACCTATCTGCCCACATTCTTTATCATTtcgtcctcttattttgcctgaGCATGTGACAATCCGAGTACAAGTACCTTTCAATAGCAGAGGTCATGCATGGGCTTCATTTGATGGGAAGGACCGGAAAAAGTTGGCACCAGGAGATGCACTTGTTTGTAGTATGGCTCCTTGGCCAGTGCCAACTGCATGTCAATCTGATTCGACAAGTGACTTTCTACGTAGCATTCATGAAGGTCTTCACTGGAATTTAAGGAAGACACAGTCTTTCGATGGCCCTCGGGAGACATGA